TTTTGGAATGATTAAGGAGCTATGGTCAGCTGCTGGTGTATCAAACTCCATTCCGTAAAACTGAAGAACTTCAGGAACAGCTTGACGAGATTTTAATAATTCTGGGTAGGCTTGTTCTAAATTTACTTTCGAATGGTTAGGACCACCGTGATCCGTTGTAACCATCCAATCAAGTCCATACTTCTTCGCATTTTCTGCATTCTTTACGGTTGGATAAATTGCGTCCCCAGCGCGGATAGGCGTTGGTGGATTTGTTGAATTATCCCAGCCTACACTCCATTCACTATGTATGTGGTGATCTCCTGCCAGCCATGTGGCGTCCTTCTTTTTCACTTCTTCTTTTGAGAAGGATTGTGCTTCCGCCTTTTGATTACTTCCCTCATTGAATAAGGTCTGAGTGGTAAAAGCGGTAGTTGCAAGAACAGTGGTTGCGATGAATGGAATGGCCTTCTTTTTAATACGAGACTTCATGTTTTTGTTCCTCCCCTAATAGATTTCTATAACAGTGATAATCATAGATTAGGAATGTAAGAGGATAGTGAATAAATGGTAAATTTTATGTGAATTCAGAATTTTCCTACAATATAACTAGGTCTATTATCCTATGCTAAAAAAGGACATCCTCCAAGTTTGGAAAATGTCCTTTTGTTCTAATATTTTGTACACTCAAATACACGAAATAAACTTCCCTGTCCATACCCATCCTTTACTTCATGTATTACAATATTCTGAAATCCTTTGGCTTTAAGTATACTCTCAAATTCCCCTGGAATATAAAGTCGCATAGGAAAGTACATGACTTCTGTTTTTTCAAGCTTTTCTCCTTGATATGACTCATATTTCAACTGCATTTTCAACAAATTATTAGTCTCATCAAAATGAACCTTTTTATATTCAACAATGGTCTCCTGGTTGAATTGTTTCCTGTTCGTTTCCACCCACTCAGGTATATCTTCTATCCCGTTATACCTAGTAATGGTTGTTAATAATATTTTTCCCTCACCCTTTAACACTGCTTTCAAATTATCGAGACCACGATCAGCTAACTCATCAGATAGTAAAGAAAACGAACCAAATGGAATTAAGATCAAATCAAACTTTTTATCAGATTTAAAGTCTTCTATTTTCTCACAGAAAACGGTTGGCGTCAGGTTCAATTGCGCCGCTTTTTGCATACATACCTTTAGCATTTCTTCTGAAATATCGAATCCCTCAATATCTATACCCTTTTCCATAAAAGGGATCAGCATTCTCCCATTTCCACACATTGGTTCTAACACTTTCATGGTTTTATCCTTAACAAATGAGAGATAAAACTCCAATTCCTTTTCACCTGCAATTGATTTATCACTTTCATATACTTTTGTGCAAAGTTCACCGTAATAATCTACCAAACCCATCTCTCCCCAAAAATAACCTAAGATTATTATTTCTACAATTAAACTTAACAATCCTTTTTTAGAAAAAAAGAAGGAAATATATACCTTCTTTCAGTTGGGTATGTAAAATTATATTTCTAACAGTGATATGTGATAGTCCAAAGCTTTGATTCAGACCGTAATATTGTTGCATTCTTTTTTGAACACCAATCATTGCACTTCCAACCTTCATAACCCTTCAATTAACTTTTAACATATACAGTCCAGGTTTATTTATATAAAGCGATGGATTGGATATTTTGAGCTTTTGTCACTTTTCTCTCATAATCACTTATTTGATTACCTGCTTTTTTTTGCATTTCTGCTTGTTTCTTTGTTCCTTCTTCCATTAAGGTAGATGCAATTTTACCTACTGTGTTCCAGAATCCCATATTTGTTCCCCCACATAATAGAATTAACTCTACTTTCCTACTGTCCTATTTTTCCACAATAATGGAAAATATAACATTATTATTTATATATTGGTATATGTAATTCCACCAGTCAATAAAATCTTTTTCAGATAAATAAATGGTTTATTAAAGGGTTACTAGCTAGAATGTGTCTTCCCTTACAAAATAGTTCTTTGAATATTTTCGAATATTAATGAATATTAGAAATTGATGATAAAAGACGATTCTTGGAGGGATTAAGTTGAAGGTACTAGTAACTGGTGCAACGGGTCAGTTAGGTTCAGCTTTGTAAAGCAACTGAAAAATACGAACTATGAAGTCAAAATAACCTCAAGAAGAAAACCTGACAACTTAAATTTTGATTGGGTTTATAGTGATTTTTTGACGGGTGAAGGATTAGAAACAGCCATACACGATGTGGATGTCATTATTCATGCTGCAACAAGTCCAAGGAAAGATTCAAAGATTATTGATGTATCAGGATTTGGTGAATTTTTGAACATGTGCCAGCACATTAAACATTTCATTTATCCATCCATTGTAGGAATTGAAGATATTCCTATGAAATATTACATGCATAAATACCAGGCAGAAGAATTGTTAAAAAATAGTTCTGTCCCACACACAATCATACGTGCAACCCAATTTCATAGTTTTGTAGAAAATTTACTTTTATCCAAACCTTTTTTTAAAAATTATTTTGTACCTGGAAACCTTAGATTTCAAAGTGTGGATGTGGTGGAATTTTCCATTCATTTAATTAAAATAATCGACGATGGTCCTCAAGGAATAGCTGATGACTTCGGTGGACCAGAAATACTAACATTAAAAGAAATGGCAGACTTGAAAATAAAGGTAAATAATGAATCAAATAACGTAGTAAATCTCTCTTTTCCAGGAAAACTATTTAAGTCTTTCTTAGAGGGGAAAAATACAAATGAACATCAAAAAGTAGGAAAAATAACATTTGAAGAATATCTGAGAAATAAGGGGAAATAAAGTGGATCACAAATAATTATGATTATTACCGAATCATTGCTCTATCCGATTTTTCAGGCACAATTCGCCTCGGATTGTGCCTGTATCTATGTATCATTCTGAAATTGGGTAACAATCCAACCGCTATTGTTACCCACCCATTGCTCTTGGCTGATTTTTGCGAAAAATCCCTATTTTCCTTCGTTTTCCTTTTCCCACTTAGTCACTTCTTCTCGAACAATCGGTGCTACTTCTTTTCCTAGCAATTCGATTGATCTCATGACATCTTCATGTGGCATGGTGCCAACTGGGCAGTGGAGCATAAAACGAGTAATTCCAACATTTTTTCGCAGATTAATAATTTTTTCGGCAACCGTTTGCGGATCCCCAACATATAAAGCACCGTGTAAACTACGAGCTGAGTCAAAGGTGTTTTGGTCATATCTTCCCCATCCACGCTCACGTCCTAATTTATTCATCGCCTGTTGAGTTGAAGGGAAAAACTTCGCCGCCGCTTCTTCTGTACTTTCGCCAACAAACCCATGTGAATGCGAGGCAATTGGCAGTTTTGAAGCATCATGACCCGCGTGTTCCGCTGCTTTTTTATAGAGCTGCACAAGTGGTGCAAAATGCTGTGGACTTCCACCAATGATTGCTAGCACAAGTGGCAATCCAAGCAAGCCTGCACGAATGACAGATTCCTGATTACCGCCACTTCCTATCCACACTGGCAGTGGATCCTGAACCGGTCTTGGATATACACCCAAATTATTGATAGCTTGTCGATATTCACCTTGCCAATTTACCTTTTCTGACTTGGTTATTTTTAAAAGTAAATCGAGCTTCTCTTCAAATAACTGATCATAGTCCTTTAAATCGTATCCAAACAACGGAAAGGATTCGATGAAGGATCCCCGGCCAGCCATGATTTCTGCACGCCCATTTGAGATCGCGTCGAGCGTTGCAAAATCTTGAAAAACCCTTACTGGATCGTCAGAAGAAAGAACCGTAACCGCACTGGTCAAACGAATTCTGCTTGTTTGTGACGCCGCGGCAGCCAGCAAGACAGCAGGAGATGACGCAGCGTAGTCTTCGCGATGATGCTCCCCTACTCCAAAGACATCGAGTCCTACCTTATCGGCTAATACGATTTCCTCCACCACTTCACGTATCCGTTGTGCATGACTTATGACTTTACCGGTCTCAACATCCGGTGTTGTTTCTACAAACGTGCTTAACCCAATTTCCACAAAATTGCCCCCTATTTATGTATACTAGTTAGTAAAATATTGTTTATATCATTATTCTATCTTAACAAGATAGAACCAATAGACAAAATAATTGAGCCTAAAGGGATTGAATATGCTTGCTTGTCATTCTAAACTTGTTAAAAAATCGCTTTAAACCCTTTAATGACGGTATCTATTTCATCCTTCGTAGTATACCTGCCTAAACTAAATCGAATCGCACCCATCCCAATTTCTTCGGGTACATTCATTTCCTTTAGGACTGGTGATAATTCAATGCTTCCTGCGTGACAGGCAGAACCGGTAGAGGCGGCTAGATCCGGTATTTTATCTAGTAAGTCTTGACCAATCCTTCTAACAAAACTCACATTCAAGGTATTGGGTAACCTTTCTTCAGGATGTCCATTTAAGACAACCATGTCATCAAACTCAGCCTTTAATTGCCTCCAAAAATAATTCGTTAATTCCCTTTGCTTGGAATGACTAATTTGTAGACTAGCGATTTCACATGCCTTTCCTAATCCAACCGCTAATAATGTATTTTCCGTCCCAGCACGTAATCCATTTTCATGTCCAGCACCATGAATAAGCGGTTCAAGCACTACACCATTTCGTATGAATAATGCTCCAATCCCTTTAGGAGCATACAATTTATGCCCAGCAATCGTTAGCATATCCACCTTTAAATCATTCACATCGACTGGAACCTTACCGACTGATTGTGAAGCATCTGTATGAAAAGTAATTCCGTACTTTTCAGCTATATCCCCAATTTCCTTTATTGGCTGTAAGGTACCTGTTTCATTATTAGAATGCATGATTGTTATGAGAATCGTATCTTTGGTGATTGCCCTTTCTATTTCTTCAGGAGAAACTCTCCCAAATTGGTCAACACCAACATATGTTACCCTCGCCCCAATTTTTTCAAGGAACCTGCTGGGATTCATTATGGCAGGGTGCTCAATTTTAGAGGTAATGATGTGGTTACCTTTATAATGATTTTTAAAATAGAAACCTTTTAGAGCAAGATTATTGGCTTCACTCCCACCTGAGGTAAAAATAATCTCACTTAAAGAGCAGCCTATTAACTCCGAAACTTGTTTTCTAGCTTTATGTAATAGCTCTTTAACTGGTTTTCCCGCCCAATGGAATGCGGACGGATTACCATAGTAATCATTCAACAGCGGTTGCATCGCATCAACCACTTCAAGTGCTAAAGGGGTGCTTGCATTGTAATCTAGGTAAATTTTTTGCAATTGATCATCCATTCCTTTCAAAATATATACCATTCATCTAGTTATTTCTAATTGTACTAAATTATTGTTTTAATAGTTCTAATTTTACCTTGTTTTTAATCCTTTTATTACAAAAAGCCAGTCACTTATGAAACTGGCCTGTTTACTTCTCCTATTTATCAAAGCTTTTCTGTTCATATTTATAGGAATTAAAATGAAATATCTGAACGTCCACCTTTACGTTTTTCAAGGAATTTTTATCTAAATAAAAGTTTGATGTTTTCATTAACTTTTTGTACTGCTGCGGGTGTTCTCGATACCATTTTTCACCCACGTTTAATACATCTGTATTTTTTTCTACACCCTCATTATAGATTCTCAATACTTTCGTTTTAATATCTTCTTCTATTAATTTAATTAAGTTCTTAATGGGAATATCTTTTATCTTTTCTAGCAAATCAGCTTGTGCAAAAATTTCTATTGAAAACTTTGGAGATGTCTCTCCCTTTACGTATTTAATCTTCATTTTTGGCGAGCTTAACTTCATTGCAGCTACAAGCTGTTCATCTTCTTCGATTCTTTGGTCTATAGAAACACGCTTTTCTTTAAGCCAATTAATATAAACAGCGTCATTCATCGAGAGGTCATTCATAAACTTTTGCTTTTGAAAAATAGCAAATCCATCAAAATATAACACTGGATAGTTTTTATCAGCCTTCCAGCTATCATGATCAATTTTTACAGAAGGCAGTTTCGCTATACCCATTGGCTCATAAAATTCTCTTAAAAAATGCATTAACTTAACTGGCTTTATTTCATCCTGAAATACATCGTCTGTATTTTTTTTATAGAGAACCGTATAAACAGCTGGATAATTAAATAATGCTTTGATATTAAAAATATCTCGTAGCTTTTCTTCGGTTGTTATTACGCGCATCGTGTGCCGTAATGACCGATTTCTGCCTACTTCCTCAATTACTTCCCGGAAGCGGTGTTTGACGACTCTTTTACTCAAGACAAGTGTCTCTACGTGGCCGAAAAAAATAGGAGGCTCCGACTTTTTATATAGCTTACTTACTGCTAAATTAAGCGTTTCTCCAGAGGCTGAAGCGATAAAAATCGGGATGGGTTCAATCGGTTTAGCTCCCTCTTGCTTTGCTACGTTAGCAAAATTTAAGCCCTGAAGATAGGCGGTATATTCCTGCTTTTCTTCATCATAATCCAGTCCGATTGCCACTATATACGTTAAATCTTGAATATTTTTTAAACCCGAACAACCAGTAAGCATTATACATCCAATGATAAAGGTAAGAACCAACTTCCTTCTCATGACTGATCGCCACCCCTTGTTGGATCCTTTGGACTTGTCATAGTTGTTCGCGATTTATAGAATTGACGTGGAGCCATGAAAAAATCTTTGATAAATTCACTAAAACTAATAGGTGCAAGTGAACCTATATATGGTACACCAAAGGAAGTAACAGTAGAAAAATAAAAAACGGTTAGTATAAAACCAATAATGACGCCAAACAATCCAAAAAAAGTACTCAATAAAATTATAACGAATCGTAGGATTGTAATGGCTGTGCTTAAGTTTTGATTCACTAAGGTAAAAGAAGATATATAGGTAATAGCAGCCACTACTAGCATCGTTGGAGAGGTTAAGCCAGCACGTATGGCTGCGTCCCCTACAATTAACCCTCCTAACACAGCTACGGTTTGACCAATGGCTCTTGGCAGACGTACGCCCGCTTCATTAAATAGTTCAAACAAAAAAAGAACAATAAACATTTCTATAGGAGTAGATAAGGGCAGTCCAAAACGAGAGACAGAAATGGTCGCAACAAGTAAATATGGAACTTGTTCTATATTAAAAGCAGAAAAGGCAATCCAAGCCCCAGGTAAAAAAGCAGAAATAATTAAACCTAACATCCTGATGATTCTTTCTAATGAAACGTATGCATAACTGATGTAGGTGTCCTCAGGTGACTTGGTCTGCAATAATAAGTTAATTGGAGCAAAAATGACAGTGGGATTACCATCAACCAAGAGTGCAAATCGACCTTGATTCAGCGCTTGAACAATAAAGTCTGGTCTCCCGGTATAGTCCATACTTGGGAAAACGGAATACGGCCTGTCTCTGACGTACGCTTCAAGCTCATAAATGCTAGTCAAAATATCTAGTTCAACTTTATCTAATCTTGTATGGATTTCATCTAGAACTCTCTGGTCAATTAAATCTTCAATATAGATGAGTGCCACTTTTGTCCTGCTTCTTTTACCAATCGTATATTTCTCTAAACATAATGATGAGGTACTAAGCCTTCTGCGTATTAAGGAGATATTGGTTTTTAAATCCTCTACAAATCCATCCTTTGGACCTCTAATAGATGTCTCAAGAGCTGATTCTTCAGGCGCCCGTTTGGGTAAGTCACCTGCCTTTAAACTTAAGAGTGCATTACCCAATACAAATAGTACGTTCCCGTCAAACAGCAAATCAGATAATTCGTCTAATGATTTAGAGATAACCTCCTCTGCTTGAAAGAAAGATTTAAGCTTATATTCTACAGTTCCTTTTTCATGCACTCCAAGTTTTGGCAAAATATATTGATCTAAATAGTGACTTTCAATTAAGCTTTCAAAAAAAATCATTTCAAAAGGTTCCTTATCAGATTGGTGCACTTTACTAAGCAGGTCATCACTTTTAATAAATCGCTTTTTTAATGCTTCGGCTTTTTCTTTATACCTTCCATTACGTAGGGGGTTCGAGCTCATTATTTTTCCCATGTTGTTTTTCATCCCTTTTCTTTAAAACTGAAACAATCAATGCTGATAACAGGATTTGAAGAAGGAAAAATACGATACAGGCAGGTAAAAAATATTTATAGATGGCAAAATAAAAATAATAAGATTCTACTTTTATTAACATCAGTCCGAATAATATAAGATAGATGACACCAACTAGTTTCGGATTGAGTCTGTAATGTTTCATTTTCTTGGAGAAAAATGTGCCTAAAAGATACATGAATAAACCGATACGAATTAAAGCACCAGCAAGCCATTGATATAAAGCGAAAAAATCCAAATGAGAAATATACTCCCCAATGCTTAATACACGCCACTGTTCATATGCAGGATACATGAAATGGACGGCTTCAGTTGGTCCAAACTCCATGATTGCTGCAGAAAGTGGTCCAAAAATCAAGCCTGTTAAGGCGGTCAATAAAATAAACAAATGCTTAAATTTTATTTGTTCCTGAGAGAATGGCTGCAACAATATCACTATGTAAATTTCAAGAAGTCCGGATAATACATAGATTATACCTTTCAAAACAGGAACATACCCATTCGCCACTATAGGAAATAAGAGACTCGGATCCTTAACTGTAGTATTTGTAAGTGCGATAAATATTCCTAATAACATCACTAGTGGAAGCAATAACCCGCTAGTGATTGCCATTGATTTGACTCCAGCAAAAGTAACGAAGAAACAGGCCAAAATGATGATGAAATTAATTACAAAAACACCAGTCTCACCAAGAAAATATGATTTTAACCATATCATTAAGTCCCTTGTAGTAATATAGGAGCTTAGAAATAAAAACAGTATGACCGGAATCGATAATAAAATAGATACACTCTTTCCCAAACGCCGACTTACCATATGAAAGAACCCTTCATTTGGACAATTTTTAACAATAAAATAGATTAGCCAAAGAAATAAAAGGGAAATAGGATACGCAATAATTACACTTAACCAACTATCCCTGCCTGCTGCCTTAAGAAGATTGGGAATCAGGATGACATGATTTAGCAATCCTGTCGAAAGTATCAGCATTAAAAATAATTGCCGTGGAACTAAGATTTTTATTAAACTTTGCATGAAGACCACCGAATTTCATCATATTGCTACTATTATTCACCAAAAATTTGAAATATATGTTTTTACTGGTATGAGTCCATAGTAGCGTCTTTGCATAAGTTATGTAATCCGGAGCAGGCATTATATAAACAAGCCAGTTCAAAGGAAACTGGCTTTAATTCTGAAATTTAACTTTTGAACCAATCTTCCAAAATGGAATCTAAA
This Neobacillus sp. YX16 DNA region includes the following protein-coding sequences:
- a CDS encoding cysteine desulfurase family protein, with the protein product MQKIYLDYNASTPLALEVVDAMQPLLNDYYGNPSAFHWAGKPVKELLHKARKQVSELIGCSLSEIIFTSGGSEANNLALKGFYFKNHYKGNHIITSKIEHPAIMNPSRFLEKIGARVTYVGVDQFGRVSPEEIERAITKDTILITIMHSNNETGTLQPIKEIGDIAEKYGITFHTDASQSVGKVPVDVNDLKVDMLTIAGHKLYAPKGIGALFIRNGVVLEPLIHGAGHENGLRAGTENTLLAVGLGKACEIASLQISHSKQRELTNYFWRQLKAEFDDMVVLNGHPEERLPNTLNVSFVRRIGQDLLDKIPDLAASTGSACHAGSIELSPVLKEMNVPEEIGMGAIRFSLGRYTTKDEIDTVIKGFKAIF
- a CDS encoding Ger(x)C family spore germination protein, whose translation is MRRKLVLTFIIGCIMLTGCSGLKNIQDLTYIVAIGLDYDEEKQEYTAYLQGLNFANVAKQEGAKPIEPIPIFIASASGETLNLAVSKLYKKSEPPIFFGHVETLVLSKRVVKHRFREVIEEVGRNRSLRHTMRVITTEEKLRDIFNIKALFNYPAVYTVLYKKNTDDVFQDEIKPVKLMHFLREFYEPMGIAKLPSVKIDHDSWKADKNYPVLYFDGFAIFQKQKFMNDLSMNDAVYINWLKEKRVSIDQRIEEDEQLVAAMKLSSPKMKIKYVKGETSPKFSIEIFAQADLLEKIKDIPIKNLIKLIEEDIKTKVLRIYNEGVEKNTDVLNVGEKWYREHPQQYKKLMKTSNFYLDKNSLKNVKVDVQIFHFNSYKYEQKSFDK
- a CDS encoding endospore germination permease; this encodes MQSLIKILVPRQLFLMLILSTGLLNHVILIPNLLKAAGRDSWLSVIIAYPISLLFLWLIYFIVKNCPNEGFFHMVSRRLGKSVSILLSIPVILFLFLSSYITTRDLMIWLKSYFLGETGVFVINFIIILACFFVTFAGVKSMAITSGLLLPLVMLLGIFIALTNTTVKDPSLLFPIVANGYVPVLKGIIYVLSGLLEIYIVILLQPFSQEQIKFKHLFILLTALTGLIFGPLSAAIMEFGPTEAVHFMYPAYEQWRVLSIGEYISHLDFFALYQWLAGALIRIGLFMYLLGTFFSKKMKHYRLNPKLVGVIYLILFGLMLIKVESYYFYFAIYKYFLPACIVFFLLQILLSALIVSVLKKRDEKQHGKNNELEPPT
- a CDS encoding spore germination protein, whose translation is MGKIMSSNPLRNGRYKEKAEALKKRFIKSDDLLSKVHQSDKEPFEMIFFESLIESHYLDQYILPKLGVHEKGTVEYKLKSFFQAEEVISKSLDELSDLLFDGNVLFVLGNALLSLKAGDLPKRAPEESALETSIRGPKDGFVEDLKTNISLIRRRLSTSSLCLEKYTIGKRSRTKVALIYIEDLIDQRVLDEIHTRLDKVELDILTSIYELEAYVRDRPYSVFPSMDYTGRPDFIVQALNQGRFALLVDGNPTVIFAPINLLLQTKSPEDTYISYAYVSLERIIRMLGLIISAFLPGAWIAFSAFNIEQVPYLLVATISVSRFGLPLSTPIEMFIVLFLFELFNEAGVRLPRAIGQTVAVLGGLIVGDAAIRAGLTSPTMLVVAAITYISSFTLVNQNLSTAITILRFVIILLSTFFGLFGVIIGFILTVFYFSTVTSFGVPYIGSLAPISFSEFIKDFFMAPRQFYKSRTTMTSPKDPTRGGDQS
- a CDS encoding LLM class flavin-dependent oxidoreductase, with amino-acid sequence MEIGLSTFVETTPDVETGKVISHAQRIREVVEEIVLADKVGLDVFGVGEHHREDYAASSPAVLLAAAASQTSRIRLTSAVTVLSSDDPVRVFQDFATLDAISNGRAEIMAGRGSFIESFPLFGYDLKDYDQLFEEKLDLLLKITKSEKVNWQGEYRQAINNLGVYPRPVQDPLPVWIGSGGNQESVIRAGLLGLPLVLAIIGGSPQHFAPLVQLYKKAAEHAGHDASKLPIASHSHGFVGESTEEAAAKFFPSTQQAMNKLGRERGWGRYDQNTFDSARSLHGALYVGDPQTVAEKIINLRKNVGITRFMLHCPVGTMPHEDVMRSIELLGKEVAPIVREEVTKWEKENEGK
- a CDS encoding class I SAM-dependent methyltransferase encodes the protein MVDYYGELCTKVYESDKSIAGEKELEFYLSFVKDKTMKVLEPMCGNGRMLIPFMEKGIDIEGFDISEEMLKVCMQKAAQLNLTPTVFCEKIEDFKSDKKFDLILIPFGSFSLLSDELADRGLDNLKAVLKGEGKILLTTITRYNGIEDIPEWVETNRKQFNQETIVEYKKVHFDETNNLLKMQLKYESYQGEKLEKTEVMYFPMRLYIPGEFESILKAKGFQNIVIHEVKDGYGQGSLFRVFECTKY
- a CDS encoding NAD(P)H-binding protein, producing MTSRRKPDNLNFDWVYSDFLTGEGLETAIHDVDVIIHAATSPRKDSKIIDVSGFGEFLNMCQHIKHFIYPSIVGIEDIPMKYYMHKYQAEELLKNSSVPHTIIRATQFHSFVENLLLSKPFFKNYFVPGNLRFQSVDVVEFSIHLIKIIDDGPQGIADDFGGPEILTLKEMADLKIKVNNESNNVVNLSFPGKLFKSFLEGKNTNEHQKVGKITFEEYLRNKGK